In a single window of the Pedococcus dokdonensis genome:
- a CDS encoding DnaJ C-terminal domain-containing protein gives MASQDWFEKDFYAILGVPQDADDAAIKKAYRKLARTHHPDKNPGDAAAEQRFKDVGEANSVLSDPEKRREYDAVRQMARGGARFTAGGPGGASGGFDDVFSSMFGGGGGGTRVRHSTGGGGGEPSLEDILGGMFGGGGGPAYGGAGFRAPQGPRKGADLTARTSLSFRDAVEGSTVTLGTTGGGQITTRIPAGVKDGQKIRLRGKGQPGEAGAPAGDLILTVAVEKHPVFGREGDNLTIDLPVTFAEAALGATIAVPTLDGSSVKVRVAPGTPSGRVLRIKGRGVPVKDRPGDLMAKVSIVVPQRLSDEALAAVETLQGLDEGHDPRAELFENARR, from the coding sequence GTGGCTAGCCAGGACTGGTTCGAGAAGGACTTCTACGCCATCCTCGGCGTCCCCCAGGACGCTGACGACGCGGCGATCAAGAAGGCGTACCGCAAGCTCGCCCGCACCCACCATCCCGACAAGAACCCGGGCGACGCCGCGGCCGAGCAGCGGTTCAAGGACGTCGGTGAGGCGAACTCCGTGCTCTCCGACCCCGAGAAGCGGCGCGAGTACGACGCGGTCCGCCAGATGGCTCGGGGCGGAGCCCGCTTCACCGCGGGTGGCCCCGGCGGCGCGTCCGGTGGCTTCGACGACGTCTTCTCCTCGATGTTCGGTGGCGGTGGCGGTGGCACCCGCGTCCGCCACTCCACCGGCGGTGGCGGCGGTGAGCCGAGCCTCGAGGACATCCTCGGCGGGATGTTCGGCGGTGGTGGCGGCCCGGCCTACGGAGGAGCCGGCTTCCGGGCGCCGCAGGGACCGCGCAAGGGCGCGGACCTGACTGCCCGCACGAGCCTCTCGTTCCGGGACGCCGTGGAGGGTTCCACCGTCACACTGGGCACCACCGGTGGTGGTCAGATCACCACCCGCATCCCCGCGGGCGTGAAGGACGGGCAGAAGATCCGGCTGCGTGGCAAGGGCCAGCCCGGCGAGGCCGGGGCCCCGGCCGGCGACCTGATCCTCACGGTCGCGGTCGAGAAGCACCCGGTCTTCGGCCGCGAAGGGGACAACCTCACCATCGACCTGCCGGTGACCTTCGCCGAGGCTGCCCTCGGAGCCACCATCGCCGTGCCGACCCTCGACGGGTCGAGCGTGAAGGTGCGGGTTGCGCCGGGCACGCCCAGCGGCCGTGTCCTGCGCATCAAGGGCCGGGGCGTCCCCGTGAAGGACCGACCGGGCGACCTGATGGCCAAGGTGAGCATCGTCGTGCCGCAGCGGTTGTCCGACGAGGCGCTCGCCGCAGTCGAGACCCTGCAGGGGCTCGACGAGGGCCACGACCCCCGGGCCGAGCTCTTCGAGAACGCGAGGCGGTGA
- the grpE gene encoding nucleotide exchange factor GrpE → MTDTPRADQPDGAEEVVGADETVEPTTAEAALQGDILDEGADPQAADGPAAAADLHPDTVLAGERLADLQRLQAEYVNYKRRVDRDRAVVQERAAQSVIEALLPVLDDIHAAREHGDLVDGPFAAIADKLESTLGKFGLERYGAAGEQFDPNLHEALMHTAWPQDGSVQPADSTTVVQVLQPGYRAGEQVLRAARVAVADPE, encoded by the coding sequence GTGACCGACACCCCGAGGGCTGACCAGCCTGACGGTGCCGAGGAGGTGGTGGGCGCCGACGAGACCGTCGAGCCCACCACCGCCGAGGCGGCCCTGCAGGGCGACATCCTCGACGAGGGCGCCGACCCGCAGGCCGCCGACGGTCCTGCCGCTGCTGCCGACCTGCACCCCGACACGGTGCTGGCGGGGGAACGGCTGGCCGACCTCCAGCGGCTCCAGGCGGAGTACGTCAACTACAAGCGTCGGGTCGACCGCGACCGGGCCGTGGTGCAGGAGCGCGCCGCCCAGTCGGTGATCGAGGCGCTGCTCCCGGTGCTCGACGACATCCATGCCGCCCGCGAGCACGGCGACCTCGTCGACGGGCCGTTCGCGGCCATCGCCGACAAGCTCGAGTCCACGCTCGGCAAGTTCGGGCTGGAGCGCTACGGCGCCGCGGGCGAGCAGTTCGACCCCAACCTGCACGAGGCCCTGATGCACACCGCGTGGCCGCAGGACGGCTCGGTGCAGCCGGCCGACTCGACCACCGTGGTCCAGGTGCTCCAGCCCGGCTACCGAGCCGGCGAGCAGGTCCTGCGTGCCGCCCGCGTCGCCGTGGCCGATCCTGAGTGA
- the dnaK gene encoding molecular chaperone DnaK: protein MARAVGIDLGTTNSAVAVLEGGEPTIIANAEGGRTTPSVVAFSKGGEVLVGEIAKRQAVTNVDRTIRSVKRHIGTDWKSPEIDGKTYTAQEISARILQKLKRDAESYLGEDVTDAVITVPAYFDDHERQATKEAGEIAGLNVLRIINEPTAAALAYGLDKGKEDELILVFDLGGGTFDVSLLEVGKDPEDGFSTIQVRATSGDNQLGGDDWDERIVNHLLTTVKNTSGVDLSKDKIAMQRLRDAAEQAKKELSSSTSTNVSMQYLSMSENGPIHLEETISRAQFEQLTKDLLDRTKQPFQNVIKDAGIALSDIDHVVLVGGSTRMPAVSALVKELTGGKEPNKGVNPDEVVAVGASLQAGVLKGERKDVLLIDVTPLSLGIETKGGLFTKLIERNTAIPTKRSEVFSTAEDNQPSVLIQVFQGEREIAQHNKQLGTFELSGIAPAPRGVPQVEVTFDIDANGIVNVSAKDRGTGQEQKITISGGSALAKEDIERMIKEAEAHADEDKKRREETEARNTAENLVYSTEKFLTDNADKLPADGRGDVDTALADLKEALKPESGATPEDISAKTSKLSEESQKLGTAMYAAAAESEQAGTTGDGAASDGAGSADAGASDDDVVDAEVVEDDEEKK from the coding sequence ATGGCACGTGCGGTCGGCATCGACCTCGGCACCACCAACTCGGCCGTCGCCGTCCTCGAGGGCGGGGAGCCGACGATCATCGCCAACGCGGAGGGCGGTCGCACGACCCCGTCCGTCGTGGCGTTCTCCAAGGGCGGTGAGGTGCTGGTCGGCGAGATCGCCAAGCGCCAGGCCGTCACCAACGTCGACCGGACGATCCGTTCCGTCAAGCGCCACATCGGCACCGACTGGAAGTCCCCCGAGATCGACGGCAAGACCTACACCGCGCAGGAGATCAGCGCGCGCATCCTCCAGAAGCTCAAGCGCGACGCCGAGTCCTACCTCGGTGAGGACGTGACGGACGCCGTCATCACCGTCCCCGCGTACTTCGACGACCACGAGCGCCAGGCCACCAAGGAGGCCGGCGAGATCGCGGGCCTCAACGTCCTGCGCATCATCAACGAGCCCACCGCCGCCGCGCTCGCCTACGGCCTCGACAAGGGCAAGGAGGACGAGCTCATCCTCGTCTTCGACCTCGGTGGCGGCACCTTCGACGTGTCCCTCCTCGAGGTCGGCAAGGACCCCGAGGACGGCTTCTCCACCATCCAGGTCCGCGCGACCAGCGGTGACAACCAGCTCGGTGGCGACGACTGGGACGAGCGCATCGTCAACCACCTCCTCACCACCGTGAAGAACACCTCGGGCGTCGACCTGTCCAAGGACAAGATCGCGATGCAGCGACTGCGTGACGCGGCGGAGCAGGCCAAGAAGGAGCTCTCCTCCTCGACCAGCACCAACGTCTCGATGCAGTACCTCTCGATGTCCGAGAACGGTCCGATCCACCTCGAGGAGACGATCAGCCGGGCCCAGTTCGAGCAGCTCACCAAGGACCTGCTCGACCGCACCAAGCAGCCCTTCCAGAACGTCATCAAGGACGCCGGCATCGCGCTGTCCGACATCGACCACGTGGTCCTCGTCGGTGGCTCGACCCGCATGCCCGCGGTGAGCGCGCTCGTCAAGGAGCTCACCGGTGGCAAGGAGCCCAACAAGGGCGTCAACCCCGACGAGGTCGTCGCCGTCGGCGCCAGCCTGCAGGCCGGTGTCCTCAAGGGTGAGCGCAAGGACGTCCTCCTCATCGACGTCACCCCGCTGTCCCTGGGCATCGAGACCAAGGGCGGGCTCTTCACCAAGCTGATCGAGCGCAACACCGCGATCCCGACCAAGCGCTCCGAGGTGTTCTCCACCGCCGAGGACAACCAGCCGAGCGTGCTGATCCAGGTCTTCCAGGGCGAGCGCGAGATCGCCCAGCACAACAAGCAGCTGGGCACCTTCGAGCTCAGCGGCATCGCGCCCGCACCCCGCGGCGTGCCGCAGGTCGAGGTCACCTTCGACATCGACGCCAACGGCATCGTCAACGTGTCCGCCAAGGACCGCGGCACCGGCCAGGAGCAGAAGATCACGATCTCCGGTGGCTCGGCCCTCGCCAAGGAGGACATCGAGCGGATGATCAAGGAGGCCGAGGCGCACGCCGACGAGGACAAGAAGCGGCGCGAGGAGACCGAGGCCCGCAACACCGCGGAGAACCTCGTCTACTCGACCGAGAAGTTCCTCACCGACAACGCCGACAAGCTCCCGGCCGACGGTCGCGGCGACGTCGACACCGCGCTCGCGGACCTCAAGGAGGCCCTCAAGCCGGAGTCGGGCGCCACGCCCGAGGACATCTCGGCCAAGACCTCGAAGCTCTCCGAGGAGAGCCAGAAGCTCGGCACCGCGATGTATGCCGCGGCCGCAGAGTCCGAGCAGGCCGGCACCACCGGTGACGGCGCGGCCTCCGACGGCGCCGGCTCCGCCGACGCGGGTGCGTCCGACGACGACGTCGTCGACGCCGAGGTCGTCGAGGACGACGAGGAGAAGAAGTGA
- a CDS encoding GDSL-type esterase/lipase family protein, whose protein sequence is MRRWARWAVPLLVVVVATATGLAVAVSRGGADRLTGTPPERLDKVVLLGDSYSAGNGAGGYVDSCFRTPDSAGRRYAAAVRAAVVDVACSGAVVADLTQPRGPTVPAQVDAVDRTADVVVLTMGGNDVGFGSLVLQCFLFRTGTDDRGCADGVSRARAELPRLRTDLTAALVEVRSRMRPDAVLVLRTYPLLAPDRPLVEPGGYDANRAVRALGSAGTRMQQEVVDAVRASGPGRERTYLDRSAATVFAGHELGARPAAGAKADPFFVGFGTKGARQAEVYHPNPAGWAAWGDSLTAFLAGKTP, encoded by the coding sequence GTGAGGCGCTGGGCGCGGTGGGCGGTGCCGCTGCTCGTCGTCGTGGTCGCGACGGCCACCGGGCTGGCGGTCGCGGTCTCTCGCGGCGGCGCCGACCGGCTGACCGGGACACCTCCGGAGCGGCTCGACAAGGTGGTGCTGCTCGGCGACTCCTACTCCGCAGGCAACGGAGCGGGTGGCTACGTCGACTCGTGCTTCCGCACTCCTGACAGCGCGGGACGCCGGTATGCCGCGGCGGTGCGGGCTGCCGTCGTCGACGTCGCCTGCAGCGGGGCGGTCGTCGCGGACCTGACCCAGCCGCGAGGCCCGACGGTGCCGGCCCAGGTCGACGCCGTGGACCGGACGGCCGACGTCGTGGTGCTGACCATGGGCGGCAACGACGTCGGGTTCGGGAGCTTGGTCCTGCAGTGCTTCCTGTTCCGGACCGGGACCGACGACCGGGGCTGTGCCGACGGAGTCTCGCGGGCCCGCGCCGAGCTGCCGCGGCTGCGCACCGACCTCACCGCGGCGCTGGTGGAGGTGCGCTCGCGGATGCGGCCGGATGCCGTGCTCGTCCTGCGCACCTACCCCCTGCTGGCGCCTGACCGGCCCCTGGTCGAGCCCGGTGGCTACGACGCCAACCGTGCGGTTCGTGCGCTGGGGTCGGCCGGCACCAGGATGCAGCAGGAGGTCGTCGACGCGGTGAGGGCGTCGGGTCCGGGACGCGAGCGCACCTACCTCGACCGCTCGGCCGCGACGGTGTTCGCCGGCCACGAGCTGGGCGCCAGGCCTGCCGCCGGGGCGAAGGCCGACCCGTTCTTCGTCGGGTTCGGCACCAAGGGCGCCCGGCAGGCCGAGGTCTACCACCCCAACCCGGCCGGCTGGGCCGCGTGGGGCGACTCGCTGACCGCCTTCCTCGCCGGCAAGACCCCCTGA
- a CDS encoding potassium channel family protein codes for MRRVVKRVLAAPFQPLVQLPIVRRVAFHGRRMGAGLDLHFFRTLALSLLGFVVLASTLVSLLEAPKRSIRGFGDSLYWAVTTVIGSGDASYVESPGGQVIGWLLAFFGVAIVAALTAAIVGFVIDFLLKEGQGMGAAGYQDHIVVCGWNPTARELIDELSGDEFPSKIVLLHEAEHNPGGMGVYFVRGDVTSAEDLKRAGIEEAAAAIVFPADTSNDSDMRSILTVLAIESLAPQVRTVVEVNNPRHVEHFERAKADEILVTSRLASRLLARSALYPGLASLVTDIVSGGEGSELYRVALPDDYADLTPDEVSARLRSEHRATLLAVTRGGMRVTNPAADFRLAAGDGAVVIAESLDGLVPDS; via the coding sequence ATGCGCCGGGTCGTGAAGCGGGTGTTGGCTGCGCCGTTCCAGCCGCTCGTCCAGCTGCCCATCGTGCGACGGGTCGCGTTCCACGGCCGGCGGATGGGGGCGGGGCTCGACCTGCACTTCTTCCGGACGCTCGCGCTGTCGCTGCTCGGCTTCGTCGTGCTGGCATCCACGCTCGTCAGCCTGCTCGAGGCGCCCAAGCGGTCGATCCGCGGGTTCGGCGACTCGCTCTACTGGGCCGTCACCACGGTGATCGGCTCCGGCGACGCGAGCTACGTCGAGAGCCCGGGTGGCCAGGTCATCGGCTGGCTGCTCGCCTTCTTCGGGGTCGCGATCGTCGCGGCCCTCACCGCCGCGATCGTCGGCTTCGTCATCGACTTCCTCCTGAAGGAGGGCCAGGGCATGGGTGCCGCCGGCTACCAGGACCACATCGTCGTCTGCGGGTGGAACCCCACCGCCCGCGAGCTCATCGACGAGCTGAGCGGTGACGAGTTCCCCTCGAAGATCGTGCTGCTGCACGAGGCCGAGCACAACCCGGGCGGCATGGGCGTCTACTTCGTGCGGGGCGACGTGACCAGCGCGGAGGACCTCAAGCGGGCCGGGATCGAGGAGGCCGCGGCGGCGATCGTCTTCCCCGCCGACACCTCCAACGACTCCGACATGCGCTCGATCCTCACCGTCCTCGCCATCGAGTCGCTCGCGCCGCAGGTGCGCACCGTGGTCGAGGTCAACAACCCCCGCCACGTCGAGCACTTCGAGCGGGCCAAGGCCGACGAGATCCTGGTGACCTCGCGACTCGCGTCGCGACTGCTGGCCCGATCGGCGCTCTACCCCGGGCTCGCCTCGCTGGTCACCGACATCGTCTCCGGCGGCGAGGGGTCCGAGCTCTACCGGGTCGCGCTGCCCGACGACTACGCCGACCTCACTCCCGACGAGGTCTCCGCCCGGTTGCGCAGCGAGCACCGCGCGACGCTGCTCGCGGTCACGCGTGGCGGGATGCGGGTGACCAACCCGGCGGCCGACTTCCGCCTCGCGGCGGGCGACGGCGCGGTGGTCATCGCGGAGTCGCTCGACGGGCTCGTCCCCGACTCCTGA
- a CDS encoding DNA-3-methyladenine glycosylase family protein, with amino-acid sequence MDDRLFARTVADLTAHDPDLAALVAAHGIPPLWLRPPGFPSLVLFILEQQVSLASAAAAYRKVLERLGAMEPAALLAATPEELRADGVSRQKDRYLRALASAVVGGELDLPGLADLSDDEVRRALTALPGIGRWTADVYLLACLGRPDLWPVGDRALQVAAAEALGLDEVPDQAGLELLGERWRPHRSTASRLLWHGYLVRRGRTETPLITLD; translated from the coding sequence GTGGACGACCGGCTCTTCGCGCGCACCGTCGCGGACCTGACCGCCCACGACCCCGACCTCGCCGCGCTGGTGGCGGCGCACGGCATACCTCCGCTGTGGTTGCGGCCACCCGGCTTTCCCAGCCTGGTGCTGTTCATCCTCGAGCAGCAGGTGTCACTGGCGTCCGCCGCAGCCGCCTACCGCAAGGTGCTCGAACGGCTTGGCGCGATGGAGCCGGCCGCGCTCCTGGCGGCCACCCCCGAGGAGCTGCGCGCGGACGGGGTGTCGCGCCAGAAGGACCGCTACCTGCGCGCGCTGGCGTCCGCGGTCGTGGGCGGCGAGCTCGACCTGCCCGGGCTGGCCGACCTGTCCGACGACGAGGTGCGGCGCGCGCTCACCGCGCTGCCGGGCATCGGGCGCTGGACCGCCGACGTCTACCTCCTCGCCTGCCTCGGACGACCCGATCTCTGGCCGGTCGGCGACCGCGCCCTCCAGGTCGCCGCCGCCGAGGCCCTCGGCCTCGACGAGGTGCCCGACCAGGCCGGGCTGGAGCTGCTCGGCGAGCGTTGGCGACCGCACCGTTCGACGGCCTCGCGCCTGCTCTGGCACGGCTACCTCGTGCGCCGTGGCCGCACCGAGACGCCCTTGATCACCCTCGACTGA